The nucleotide window TTTTAAGCGTGTAGATAGTGAGCAATTTGTTAAGTTGTTTACTGCGAATATTGGGTTAACGTTTGATTTATCATCGGCAGGAATTAAAGCTTTTAATGTTCTTTTATGGGCTGTTCAAAAACAAGCCTTTGCAAAGGATCAGGTTCTTTTGGATTCAAGGGCTCTTGATGACTTTTTAAAAAGCTATGATAGCTTAAAACTTAGTTATGCTACGTTAAAGAGAGGAATTAACGAGTTAGAAAAAGCTCAGATTATAGCAAAGACAATGCGTAAAGGATTTTATTTTATAAACCCCAATTTTGTATTTAATGGAGATCGAATAGCATTTACAACCCTAATTGAGAGGGATTGTTAATCGATAGAACAATACAATGCAGGATAGACAATCATGGT belongs to Nocardioides oleivorans and includes:
- a CDS encoding replication/maintenance protein RepL, with protein sequence ETNPFLELMTIPMKGKRIQVSRLGRDDNVLVNQNTGEKFGTHVTTFKRVDSEQFVKLFTANIGLTFDLSSAGIKAFNVLLWAVQKQAFAKDQVLLDSRALDDFLKSYDSLKLSYATLKRGINELEKAQIIAKTMRKGFYFINPNFVFNGDRIAFTTLIERDC